A single Chryseobacterium sp. DNA region contains:
- a CDS encoding DUF6531 domain-containing protein, translating to MSDIIGKVVTAPAPRRGFGELFGEAKNKLDHLQKDMASILPAMPGMPVGKYFDLAIGIDFHETIFPPMPLLPVPHIGMVFDIMSAVMNAVSNMLPEPPAPPADGSEPPTSLASVCTAIVNGMKPSVQVHGQWVANAGTGIQHLPGIFLHIPFPIVKPIASSEMFLGSSTVLADGGPCSTQFHLALSCNLIGIPAPFRITKPKPKVALMAPTSMLLIMTSAGKPVLAGGPPTIDLFQLAMSLGLKGMGKLWKKAGNKLQDAIDRIKPNKPKLAKVLQPVKCRLFGEPVDAATGRVYSTNTDIELPGPIPFVWQRTYYSDAEVNGPLGFNWHHSYNMGLYDLGNDFASLRLSDGRETVVPLIETGEKYFSRKEQLIFSKDEKGYLLTDSDKLQYRFNGALNEDGYRMLSSIATADGFTITLEYHSNGGLKKITDSTGKIINVESDSDHRITSLYTVSGNRKIIYIQYEYDEQGNMVYNKDVIGAEKYFYYDGHLLVQLTNQTGQSFYWQYEGKGEDAKCIHTWGDGGVLEYFTEYHPGHTVTRNSLGFTAEYFYDEHQLIYKIIDEKGGVTHQKYNRYEELELVVNAEGFTTKYVYTENGLLKTVENENGEPTQFQYDDTFNLTKATTPGGAEMEWSYDLLNRIVKKKLPSGEKLYYQYDKMHLKKITDDKNRSVHFFYNKAHQLVQIIYPNETYNKWDYDAMGNVTCERDVRGNLTYYTYDDAGNVVYIKEPDGNEHYFEYDTSYNIIHAKDDLHDVRFRYGSLGILLSRTQNNRTVKFGYDTELQLKSISNEKGEVYRFALDGLGDVINEWGFDGLHRQYVRDAIGKVKKVIRPDNRWTEYGYDGVGNIIMEQHNDLSFTGYNYNKDGFLTGALNQDISIKIHRGKDGRIHKEQQGQHWISKTFDKETGVLLIQSSLGAHITSQYDHFGQVKEMESGGWKAQWHYDVTGLEIQRELTGGISQITEHDQQGRVVRRSINSHNVEQNRTRYFWGKANRLLKTVNEITGASAHFNYDSWDNLVSGTYQNRQLAEAIYKAPDAIGNLFETPEQTDRTYGAGGRLLKDLRYNYYYDAEGNLIFKEFRKSDRSAALPPSTIEHKYGISLMGSGVGWQYEWKGNGMLAKVILPQGGEVIFSYDPLGRRIAKQYKDKVTRWLWDGNVPLHEWQYEGKFPPGLAIDEENNVEEIPESAENVITWLYQEGSLTPCGKIAGEEQFSIISDYLGTPTHAYDNAGSLVWERELDIYGSLRKGDNVFVPFLYQGQYVDLDIDLVFNRNRWYDPESGLYTQQDPIGIVGGLQQYAYVHDTNAWLDVFGLTRGARVNKLPKNLQRRPKWRKGIIDDLKKNNPKNADGKYLDAKTGQPIEPGNEVVGHQNQSWREYQEDPANAKKTRAQVIEDYNKLSNLGFEDSKSSSSDGGKFRGHEH from the coding sequence ATGTCAGATATTATTGGAAAAGTAGTCACGGCTCCTGCTCCGCGGAGGGGTTTTGGGGAACTTTTTGGAGAAGCCAAAAATAAACTGGACCATTTACAAAAAGATATGGCCAGTATTTTACCGGCTATGCCCGGAATGCCTGTAGGAAAATATTTTGACTTGGCAATCGGGATTGATTTCCATGAAACCATTTTTCCACCTATGCCTTTATTGCCTGTACCGCATATCGGGATGGTATTCGATATTATGAGTGCGGTGATGAATGCTGTTTCCAACATGCTTCCGGAGCCTCCTGCGCCTCCTGCTGACGGTTCGGAACCTCCGACAAGTTTAGCTTCCGTCTGTACAGCCATTGTCAATGGGATGAAACCGTCGGTACAGGTTCACGGGCAATGGGTCGCCAATGCGGGAACGGGAATTCAGCATTTACCCGGAATTTTTTTACATATTCCTTTTCCTATTGTAAAACCTATTGCCAGTTCTGAAATGTTTCTTGGAAGCAGTACGGTTCTAGCAGATGGCGGACCATGCAGTACACAGTTTCATCTCGCTTTATCATGTAATTTAATAGGGATACCGGCTCCATTCCGTATTACAAAACCAAAGCCGAAAGTGGCTTTAATGGCACCTACTTCCATGCTGCTGATCATGACTTCAGCCGGGAAACCTGTTTTAGCGGGTGGTCCTCCTACCATTGATCTTTTTCAGCTTGCAATGAGCTTAGGACTGAAAGGAATGGGGAAATTATGGAAAAAAGCGGGTAACAAACTACAGGATGCAATTGACAGGATCAAACCTAATAAACCCAAGCTGGCTAAAGTTTTACAGCCTGTAAAATGCCGTCTGTTCGGAGAGCCTGTGGATGCGGCTACCGGAAGAGTATATTCTACCAATACTGATATTGAACTGCCGGGGCCTATTCCTTTTGTATGGCAGCGTACCTATTACAGTGATGCGGAAGTGAACGGACCGCTAGGTTTTAACTGGCATCACAGTTACAATATGGGATTGTACGACCTTGGAAATGATTTTGCTTCCCTACGTTTGTCAGACGGCCGCGAAACGGTGGTTCCGCTTATAGAAACCGGTGAAAAGTATTTTAGCAGAAAAGAACAGCTGATTTTTAGTAAAGATGAAAAAGGGTATTTGCTGACGGATTCTGATAAGCTGCAGTACAGATTTAACGGGGCATTGAATGAAGACGGATACCGGATGCTTTCGTCCATAGCTACAGCAGATGGATTTACGATCACTTTAGAATATCATTCCAATGGTGGTCTGAAAAAGATCACAGACAGTACCGGCAAAATCATTAACGTAGAAAGTGATTCTGATCATCGCATTACCAGTCTGTATACGGTCTCCGGCAACAGAAAAATCATCTATATTCAATATGAATATGATGAACAGGGAAATATGGTCTATAATAAAGATGTTATAGGAGCAGAAAAATATTTTTATTATGATGGTCATTTGCTTGTGCAGCTCACCAACCAGACCGGCCAGAGTTTTTATTGGCAATATGAAGGGAAGGGAGAGGATGCAAAATGTATACATACCTGGGGTGACGGCGGTGTACTGGAATATTTTACAGAATATCATCCGGGACATACCGTTACAAGAAACAGTCTAGGTTTTACCGCAGAATATTTCTATGATGAGCATCAGCTGATTTATAAAATAATAGATGAAAAAGGAGGAGTTACCCATCAGAAGTACAACCGATATGAGGAACTTGAACTGGTTGTCAACGCTGAAGGTTTCACAACAAAGTATGTGTATACAGAAAACGGGTTGTTAAAAACAGTCGAAAATGAGAACGGCGAGCCAACTCAGTTTCAATATGATGATACTTTTAACTTAACAAAAGCCACGACTCCCGGCGGAGCAGAAATGGAATGGAGCTATGATCTGCTGAACCGGATTGTTAAAAAGAAACTCCCTTCAGGGGAAAAGCTGTATTATCAGTATGACAAAATGCATCTGAAAAAAATTACAGATGATAAAAACCGTTCTGTACATTTCTTTTACAATAAGGCACATCAGCTGGTGCAGATTATCTATCCCAACGAAACCTATAATAAATGGGACTATGATGCGATGGGTAATGTAACCTGTGAACGTGATGTGCGGGGTAATTTGACTTACTATACCTATGATGATGCCGGAAATGTGGTGTACATCAAAGAGCCTGACGGCAATGAGCATTACTTCGAGTATGATACTTCCTATAATATAATTCATGCGAAGGATGATTTACATGATGTACGGTTCAGATATGGCAGCCTGGGTATTCTATTAAGCCGTACCCAAAATAACCGGACTGTAAAATTCGGATATGATACCGAATTGCAGCTTAAGAGTATCAGCAACGAAAAAGGGGAAGTATACCGGTTTGCATTGGATGGGCTGGGAGATGTGATCAATGAGTGGGGATTTGACGGGCTGCACCGTCAATATGTACGCGATGCAATAGGAAAGGTGAAAAAAGTAATCCGTCCGGATAACCGCTGGACAGAATATGGCTATGACGGTGTCGGAAATATCATTATGGAACAGCATAATGACCTCTCATTTACAGGCTACAACTATAATAAAGACGGCTTTTTGACCGGTGCCTTGAATCAGGATATCAGCATCAAAATACATCGCGGTAAGGATGGCCGTATCCACAAGGAGCAACAGGGACAGCATTGGATCAGTAAAACATTCGATAAAGAAACCGGTGTTTTATTGATACAGAGTTCATTGGGCGCCCATATCACAAGTCAATATGATCATTTTGGACAGGTAAAGGAAATGGAAAGTGGCGGCTGGAAAGCCCAATGGCATTATGATGTTACAGGGCTGGAAATACAGCGTGAACTGACCGGAGGCATCAGCCAGATTACGGAGCATGATCAACAGGGCCGTGTGGTGCGTAGAAGCATAAACAGCCATAATGTTGAGCAAAACCGTACCCGTTATTTTTGGGGTAAGGCCAACCGGCTTTTAAAAACGGTCAATGAAATCACCGGAGCCAGTGCCCATTTCAATTACGATTCATGGGATAATCTGGTGAGCGGAACCTATCAGAACCGCCAGCTGGCTGAAGCCATTTATAAAGCACCTGATGCAATCGGTAACCTGTTTGAAACGCCGGAACAGACGGACCGTACATACGGTGCAGGAGGAAGGCTTTTAAAGGATTTGCGCTATAATTATTACTATGATGCTGAAGGAAACCTGATTTTTAAAGAATTCAGAAAAAGCGATCGGTCCGCAGCTCTACCACCATCCACTATAGAACATAAATACGGAATCAGCCTGATGGGAAGCGGCGTTGGCTGGCAGTATGAATGGAAAGGAAATGGAATGCTTGCCAAGGTAATATTACCACAAGGTGGTGAAGTTATTTTTTCTTATGATCCTCTGGGAAGGCGTATTGCTAAACAATACAAAGATAAAGTAACCCGCTGGCTGTGGGATGGAAATGTCCCTTTGCACGAATGGCAGTATGAGGGAAAGTTTCCGCCGGGGCTGGCTATTGATGAAGAAAATAATGTAGAAGAAATTCCGGAATCTGCAGAAAATGTAATAACTTGGCTGTACCAGGAGGGAAGTCTTACGCCTTGCGGTAAAATTGCTGGAGAAGAACAGTTTAGCATTATCAGTGATTATTTAGGAACACCGACTCATGCTTATGATAATGCAGGTTCTCTGGTTTGGGAAAGGGAACTGGATATTTATGGTTCGCTTCGGAAAGGGGACAATGTATTTGTTCCGTTTTTGTATCAGGGACAGTATGTTGACTTAGATATTGATTTAGTATTTAATCGTAATCGATGGTATGATCCGGAAAGTGGATTATATACTCAACAAGATCCTATCGGAATTGTTGGAGGATTGCAACAATACGCCTATGTTCATGATACCAATGCCTGGTTAGATGTATTTGGGCTAACCCGGGGAGCAAGAGTCAATAAACTGCCGAAAAATTTACAGAGAAGGCCAAAATGGAGAAAAGGAATAATAGATGATTTAAAGAAAAATAATCCTAAAAATGCAGACGGTAAATATCTTGATGCTAAAACAGGGCAGCCCATTGAACCCGGAAACGAGGTGGTTGGGCACCAGAATCAGTCATGGCGTGAATATCAGGAAGATCCTGCCAATGCTAAAAAAACAAGAGCTCAAGTAATAGAAGATTATAATAAACTGAGCAATTTAGGATTTGAAGATAGTAAAAGCAGTTCGAGTGACGGCGGGAAATTCAGAGGGCATGAGCATTAA
- a CDS encoding phage baseplate assembly protein V, with product MLPNEPSVVENKLWAKQPTSKIHNAEGIPSNQVAGINRVVKLEIIVDGSIIKHFKHFKLVQSANRHHEFDLILAHDALGEPENYNLETAQNFLGKRMTVVFRYKDVEDSPERNFIGVVTEVGFSQDKGSLGNIVLTGCSPTLLLDAAPHTQSFGGKQAISLNSIVSQVLKEGLGESNFDFRVDAGHGNVSYSSQYEETHYNYLARMAEAYGEQFFYDGEVLHFGKLPPSEQPLKLIYGSSVNDIKVKMRVQHVNPTFYGYNSSKNEKLKTGNSKINHTSDIAKRAYEISEKTFSTPSLRVAPIKAANFMDVEASQKGTAGSKASEVFVTSGTTTVPFLYPGCSADIEMRKPETNETTHFTKVMMIQVTHEVDARGYYDGYFEAIAADSGFIPRPEFHVPKAEAQFGKVVSNSDPLNQGRVQVQFDWQTGQDTTEFIRVMTPDGGSSDKVSKNRGFMAIPEVDDQIMVNFVHQHPDRPFVMGGMFHGGAGGGGGQGNNIKSLSSKSGHIISLDDGGGITIKDKTGGNIITVDGKDTISGVASKKISLNNGKSSIVIDDETITIHAKNINITADTIVSMGSGKAGIELTSEANVAALSGVTVTASGSKEVQVTGKETSISGTKVSMNGDGETIITGGLVKLNS from the coding sequence ATGCTTCCCAATGAACCTTCTGTCGTCGAAAATAAACTATGGGCTAAACAGCCGACCTCAAAAATACATAATGCTGAAGGGATTCCATCCAATCAGGTTGCCGGAATTAACAGGGTTGTCAAACTTGAAATTATAGTTGATGGCAGCATTATTAAACATTTTAAGCATTTTAAACTGGTACAAAGTGCTAACAGGCACCATGAATTCGATCTGATTCTGGCACATGATGCGCTGGGTGAGCCTGAAAATTATAATCTGGAAACAGCGCAGAATTTTTTGGGAAAAAGAATGACGGTCGTATTCAGATACAAAGATGTGGAGGATTCTCCCGAACGTAATTTTATAGGCGTAGTGACAGAAGTAGGTTTTTCACAGGATAAAGGAAGCCTCGGAAATATTGTACTGACAGGATGCAGTCCGACCTTGCTTTTAGATGCAGCTCCTCATACCCAAAGTTTTGGAGGAAAGCAGGCTATAAGCCTTAATAGTATTGTGTCACAGGTACTCAAGGAAGGACTGGGTGAGAGCAATTTTGATTTCCGTGTTGATGCAGGGCATGGGAATGTGAGTTACAGCTCGCAGTACGAAGAAACCCATTACAATTATCTGGCTAGAATGGCAGAAGCGTATGGTGAACAATTTTTCTATGACGGAGAGGTGCTTCATTTTGGAAAGCTGCCTCCATCAGAGCAGCCCTTAAAACTGATATACGGAAGCAGCGTTAATGATATAAAGGTAAAAATGCGGGTACAGCATGTCAATCCTACTTTTTATGGGTACAACAGCAGCAAAAATGAGAAACTGAAAACAGGAAATTCTAAAATAAATCATACTTCAGATATAGCCAAACGGGCTTACGAAATATCGGAAAAAACATTTTCTACCCCTTCTCTCAGGGTGGCTCCTATCAAAGCAGCCAATTTTATGGATGTAGAGGCGTCTCAGAAGGGGACAGCAGGAAGCAAGGCTTCCGAAGTCTTTGTCACATCCGGTACGACTACGGTACCATTTCTCTATCCCGGATGTTCCGCAGATATTGAAATGCGGAAACCGGAAACCAATGAAACCACTCATTTTACCAAAGTGATGATGATACAGGTTACCCACGAAGTAGATGCAAGAGGGTATTATGATGGATATTTTGAAGCAATAGCTGCTGATTCGGGATTTATTCCGCGCCCTGAGTTTCATGTTCCGAAAGCTGAAGCCCAGTTTGGTAAGGTGGTCTCCAATTCTGATCCGCTGAACCAAGGCAGGGTACAGGTGCAGTTTGACTGGCAGACGGGCCAGGATACCACAGAGTTTATCCGGGTGATGACACCGGATGGAGGAAGCAGTGATAAAGTAAGTAAAAACCGTGGATTCATGGCTATTCCTGAGGTGGATGACCAGATTATGGTCAATTTTGTTCACCAGCATCCGGACCGTCCTTTTGTAATGGGCGGAATGTTTCATGGAGGGGCAGGAGGCGGAGGCGGACAAGGCAATAATATCAAAAGCCTTAGCAGTAAGAGCGGTCATATCATCAGCCTTGATGATGGCGGAGGAATTACAATCAAAGATAAGACGGGAGGAAATATAATCACCGTAGATGGGAAGGACACAATTTCCGGAGTAGCCAGCAAAAAAATTTCGCTGAATAACGGAAAATCATCCATTGTCATTGATGATGAGACCATTACCATTCATGCTAAAAATATCAATATCACGGCAGATACCATTGTTTCTATGGGAAGTGGTAAGGCCGGGATAGAACTGACTTCAGAAGCTAATGTAGCTGCTTTGAGCGGCGTTACCGTAACCGCATCAGGAAGTAAGGAAGTACAGGTTACCGGAAAAGAAACAAGTATCAGCGGGACTAAAGTTTCTATGAATGGCGATGGTGAGACGATCATTACAGGAGGTCTGGTTAAACTGAATTCTTAA
- the glsA gene encoding glutaminase A has translation MKKNSFLFSAKGILTATFISLHTIAYAQKTADISTISEKTLSSILEKNRAYYAQGKVADYIPELGKMDAKAIAFSVVDKNGKVLNTGDVTRKFTMQSISKIIALMIAVREKGEAHIFDKMGYFGSDKPFNHFSNLETTGKPLNPMMNAGAILTTSLISGDGEKPFLKVLDMVRYITKNQTIDYSKSVYESEKSTGHRNRGMFYLMKNNGLISGNEDQLDNYFKQCSIELTAEDLAKIGYFFANQCVRFDGDSTYKNTDIAQLIESQMLTAGMYEFSGEYSRMIGLPSKSGVGGGITVSVPGKMGIGVFSPALDQHGNSLAGYHMILDLVKQYGLSVF, from the coding sequence ATGAAAAAAAATAGTTTTTTATTTTCTGCCAAAGGAATTCTTACCGCCACTTTTATTTCCTTACATACAATAGCTTACGCCCAGAAAACAGCCGATATTTCAACAATTTCTGAAAAGACTCTGAGCAGTATTCTGGAAAAAAACAGAGCTTATTATGCACAGGGAAAAGTTGCCGATTATATTCCTGAACTTGGAAAAATGGATGCTAAGGCAATTGCTTTTTCTGTAGTGGATAAAAACGGTAAAGTACTGAACACTGGTGACGTTACCAGGAAATTCACCATGCAGAGCATCTCCAAAATCATTGCTTTAATGATTGCCGTGCGTGAAAAAGGAGAAGCTCATATTTTCGATAAAATGGGATATTTCGGTTCGGATAAACCTTTTAATCATTTCTCTAATCTTGAAACCACCGGGAAACCTCTTAATCCGATGATGAATGCCGGAGCCATCCTTACCACTTCACTCATTTCGGGTGATGGAGAAAAACCATTCCTTAAAGTATTGGATATGGTAAGATACATCACAAAAAATCAAACGATCGATTACAGCAAGTCCGTTTATGAATCTGAAAAATCTACCGGCCACCGCAACCGGGGAATGTTCTATCTGATGAAAAACAACGGATTGATCTCAGGCAATGAAGACCAGCTGGACAATTATTTTAAACAATGCTCCATTGAGCTGACTGCCGAAGATCTGGCTAAAATAGGATATTTCTTTGCCAACCAATGCGTCCGTTTTGACGGAGATTCCACCTATAAAAATACGGATATTGCCCAACTGATAGAATCCCAAATGCTGACTGCAGGAATGTATGAATTCAGCGGAGAATATTCCCGAATGATCGGTTTACCGAGCAAATCTGGCGTCGGAGGAGGAATTACAGTAAGTGTTCCGGGAAAAATGGGAATCGGCGTCTTCAGCCCGGCGCTGGACCAACACGGAAATTCATTGGCAGGATACCACATGATTTTAGACCTGGTGAAGCAATATGGATTAAGTGTGTTTTAA